A genomic window from Bacteroidales bacterium includes:
- a CDS encoding histidine kinase: MSLFNHHKEKDTDDNMMLRMLLSEFNRSLMLIVDKDLLIANTIAKVKEIAPVDQVIFYLQQQDTEQYHRIENSQYTGEVYKHVIFNMQDRLINWLSVNDTFLLVSQSPDLMNYFSEKEKNMILESGIEFIYPLKIMNRMSGIVFLGKRIDGQPFSDRDLDILTLLFDQAAFAIENTVLYEEQSSRVKKMYRADRLAILGQLAAGAAHEIRNPLTAIRSTIQYLGKGMDDPDKVEMVDELMEEVDRINKIVQGLLSFSKPSELEMAEVDIRELLQQSLTLLNSQITKGKVQVHLNIQAKNTKVEADASQLKQVFLNIMLNAIEAISGDEEKHLTLSVESSKPVDMKFRNLIISFTDNGKGILPEDIENIFNPFYTTKVDGTGLGLPISYGIINRHGGELEVNSTFGEGTTITVKLPQLMI; this comes from the coding sequence ATGTCCTTATTTAACCATCATAAAGAAAAAGATACCGATGACAACATGATGCTTCGCATGTTGTTATCGGAATTCAACCGTTCGCTGATGTTGATTGTCGATAAAGATCTGCTTATCGCCAACACCATTGCAAAAGTGAAAGAGATTGCACCCGTTGATCAGGTGATCTTCTATCTTCAGCAACAGGATACGGAACAGTACCATCGTATTGAAAACAGCCAGTACACCGGTGAAGTATACAAGCATGTTATTTTTAACATGCAGGACAGGCTGATCAACTGGTTGTCCGTCAACGATACTTTTTTACTGGTATCGCAATCACCCGACCTAATGAACTATTTTTCGGAAAAAGAAAAAAATATGATCCTGGAATCAGGGATTGAGTTCATTTATCCGCTAAAGATCATGAACCGTATGAGCGGCATTGTATTCCTGGGAAAACGGATCGATGGACAGCCCTTTTCGGACCGGGATCTGGATATACTTACCCTTTTGTTTGACCAGGCGGCTTTTGCTATCGAGAATACAGTGCTGTATGAAGAACAAAGCTCCAGGGTGAAAAAGATGTACCGTGCAGACCGGCTGGCTATCCTGGGACAATTGGCGGCAGGGGCAGCCCATGAAATACGTAATCCCCTGACTGCGATAAGGAGTACGATCCAGTACCTGGGAAAAGGAATGGATGATCCCGATAAGGTGGAGATGGTGGATGAGCTGATGGAGGAAGTGGACCGGATCAACAAGATCGTACAGGGCTTATTGTCATTTTCCAAGCCTTCGGAACTGGAAATGGCCGAAGTGGATATCCGGGAATTATTACAACAGTCGCTGACATTATTGAACAGCCAGATTACGAAAGGGAAAGTACAGGTACACCTGAATATACAGGCCAAAAACACCAAAGTAGAGGCTGATGCTTCTCAATTAAAACAGGTCTTTTTGAATATTATGCTCAATGCGATCGAAGCCATATCCGGCGATGAAGAGAAGCATCTTACACTTTCCGTGGAAAGCAGCAAACCTGTTGATATGAAATTCAGGAACCTGATCATTTCATTTACCGACAATGGAAAGGGTATCCTGCCGGAAGATATTGAAAATATCTTTAATCCGTTTTATACGACGAAGGTAGATGGAACTGGACTCGGATTACCTATTTCATACGGTATTATCAACCGTCATGGAGGGGAACTGGAGGTAAACAGTACCTTTGGCGAAGGAACTACCATTACTGTAAAATTACCCCAATTAATGATATAG
- a CDS encoding DUF3800 domain-containing protein, translating into MALNIYLDESGDLGWIFDKPYRKGGSSRFLTIAYIICPSEKKHFIKRIIKKLYSKLHIPTTEEIKGSSLSVENKIYVANKTMDLLKNHPDIIIGHITVSKERVQKHIREDANKLYNYMLKLSILPKIEKHPIVNLIRDNKSIKVKSGNSLIDYLQTTMWFEHNSSTKIIDLPSDSRNVNNLIFIDWINNIVWGNYEDRNKSAFEILIPKMEIQTLFF; encoded by the coding sequence ATGGCATTAAACATATATTTAGACGAGAGTGGTGATCTAGGTTGGATATTTGACAAACCATATAGAAAAGGTGGGTCAAGTAGATTTCTAACTATTGCATACATTATCTGTCCTTCTGAAAAAAAGCATTTTATAAAACGAATAATAAAAAAACTATATAGTAAATTACATATTCCCACAACAGAGGAGATAAAAGGAAGTTCCTTATCCGTAGAAAATAAAATATATGTTGCAAATAAAACAATGGATCTTTTAAAGAATCATCCTGATATAATAATCGGACACATAACAGTATCTAAAGAAAGAGTTCAAAAACATATCAGGGAAGATGCTAATAAGTTATATAATTACATGTTAAAATTATCTATTTTGCCTAAAATAGAAAAACATCCAATTGTAAATTTGATTCGGGATAATAAATCTATTAAAGTAAAATCAGGAAACAGTTTAATAGATTATTTGCAAACGACAATGTGGTTTGAACATAATTCCAGTACAAAAATTATTGATTTACCATCAGATAGCAGAAATGTAAATAACTTAATCTTTATTGATTGGATAAACAACATTGTATGGGGAAATTATGAAGACAGAAATAAAAGTGCTTTTGAGATATTAATACCCAAAATGGAAATCCAAACATTATTTTTTTGA
- a CDS encoding sigma-54 dependent transcriptional regulator, whose protein sequence is MRILIADDEAKIRKVMSLLLKDEGYEVRMVENGSAAIAAAEQFDPDLILLDQQMPDMTGIEVLEKIKSTRPDQVVIIVTAHGSISLAVNAIKGGAYDFIEKPFDNDKLLLTVQRAFEYKKLSGELHHLKKQIKEYSFGQIVGNSDKWRHVMSQVRKVAPTSATVLVLGESGVGKELVARAVHQLSPRSEKPFVAVNCGAIPLTLIESELFGYEKGAFTDAKKTHEGAFEQSNHGTLFLDEIGELPLDAQVKLLRVLEEREIKRIGANKPVTVDVRIIAATNRNLEERVRQGLFRLDLLYRLNIFTIQVPSLRERKEDIPRLVDHFILKYNKILGLSVESITKQAMEKLINYEWPGNVRDLENAVQSAMILAQQKIIDTDHLPMRVKGYPSTFETIIMDEGETNKIKDVNARIEKELIEETLKKYDYNRTLTADALNISRKTLFNKMKKYGL, encoded by the coding sequence ATGCGTATATTGATTGCAGACGATGAAGCCAAAATCAGAAAAGTAATGTCTTTATTATTAAAAGACGAGGGATATGAAGTACGGATGGTGGAAAACGGATCGGCTGCTATTGCTGCTGCGGAACAATTTGACCCGGATCTGATCCTTCTGGACCAGCAGATGCCCGATATGACCGGAATTGAGGTACTGGAGAAAATAAAATCGACACGCCCCGATCAGGTAGTCATCATTGTAACGGCTCATGGATCCATATCACTGGCTGTCAATGCAATTAAGGGAGGAGCTTATGATTTTATCGAAAAGCCTTTTGATAATGACAAACTACTACTTACGGTACAACGGGCGTTTGAGTATAAGAAATTATCCGGGGAACTGCATCACCTGAAAAAGCAGATCAAAGAATATTCGTTCGGCCAGATCGTTGGTAATAGTGACAAATGGCGGCATGTGATGTCCCAGGTACGCAAAGTGGCACCGACGTCCGCTACTGTCCTGGTCCTGGGTGAAAGCGGAGTAGGCAAAGAACTGGTCGCACGTGCGGTACACCAGTTGAGTCCACGTTCCGAAAAACCATTTGTTGCCGTGAATTGTGGCGCCATTCCCCTGACACTTATCGAAAGCGAGCTTTTCGGATATGAGAAGGGCGCTTTTACCGATGCCAAGAAGACACATGAGGGTGCTTTTGAACAGTCCAATCACGGTACGCTTTTTCTGGATGAAATCGGCGAACTGCCGTTAGACGCACAGGTAAAACTACTCAGGGTACTGGAAGAAAGGGAGATCAAACGGATCGGAGCCAATAAACCGGTCACGGTGGATGTCCGTATTATTGCCGCGACTAACCGCAATCTGGAAGAACGGGTACGTCAGGGATTATTCAGGCTGGATTTGTTGTATCGTTTGAATATTTTTACCATCCAGGTTCCTTCATTACGGGAACGCAAAGAAGATATTCCCCGGCTAGTGGATCATTTTATCCTGAAATACAACAAAATACTCGGGTTATCTGTCGAAAGCATTACCAAACAGGCCATGGAAAAACTGATTAATTATGAGTGGCCGGGAAATGTGAGGGACCTGGAAAATGCCGTACAAAGCGCCATGATCCTTGCACAGCAGAAGATCATCGATACCGATCATCTCCCCATGCGGGTAAAAGGTTACCCATCTACTTTTGAAACCATTATCATGGACGAAGGTGAAACCAACAAAATAAAAGATGTAAATGCCCGTATAGAGAAAGAACTGATAGAAGAGACCCTCAAAAAATATGATTATAACCGGACTTTGACGGCAGATGCCCTGAACATAAGCCGGAAGACATTATTCAATAAAATGAAAAAATACGGACTATAA
- a CDS encoding TolC family protein, producing the protein MKKRLILPVVGCILGFTLSNAQENKLLTIEQAIEIALHGSYTVRSNDNSRQAMRFEYQYYKAQFKPRLDFNVFTPSWDESVSAVAQVDDLPVYNSTSSVRFGGDLRFTYVLPTGGNLALSGLMYHEALRTTFALDYSTLKRRQAYTQYGIIFNQPIFTKNRLRENLKEAQYKYERSELYFTRAQMNIVYQVTRGFYEVYRASYEKQINEERLKNSQEALRIAKLKFETGNIPEGDVLITEIDVAQNDARLSESIGLYEAEKDEFKLLIGMDMNEEIDILAEMEFESIIVDLQTAIDQALANRLEIKEGEYDVKLQEIAVDRAKREREFKGNISAYYDLTGLSTKSVKNVADLFQSSFDNMIDRPDNRGVTLTLSIPILDWGRGKNIVRSQTIRLKEQQLNLENTNNVIIKEIRDIVRTVYEAENRFRINQKNSENAARSYHINRMRFENGDITGQELSVEQARLSQVRLDFLNAYITYQLALADLKRKTMWDFEYNRSYVIQSDPSVNTE; encoded by the coding sequence ATGAAAAAACGATTAATTTTACCTGTGGTAGGATGTATATTGGGGTTTACATTGAGTAATGCTCAGGAAAATAAGCTATTGACCATTGAACAAGCCATAGAAATTGCATTACACGGCAGTTATACTGTTCGATCGAATGACAACAGCCGCCAGGCCATGCGGTTTGAATACCAATACTACAAAGCACAGTTCAAGCCCCGTCTGGATTTTAATGTATTTACTCCTTCGTGGGATGAAAGCGTAAGTGCCGTAGCCCAGGTAGATGATCTGCCGGTGTATAATTCCACCAGTTCTGTACGTTTTGGTGGTGATCTACGGTTCACTTATGTATTGCCTACAGGAGGTAATCTGGCATTATCGGGATTGATGTACCATGAGGCTCTGAGAACCACCTTTGCATTGGATTATAGCACCTTAAAACGCCGACAAGCATATACCCAGTACGGAATCATTTTTAACCAGCCGATATTTACCAAGAACAGGTTACGTGAAAACCTGAAAGAGGCCCAATACAAATATGAACGTTCAGAATTGTATTTTACCCGTGCGCAGATGAACATCGTTTATCAGGTAACACGCGGATTTTATGAAGTGTACCGGGCTTCCTATGAGAAGCAGATCAATGAGGAACGTCTTAAAAATTCACAGGAAGCATTGCGGATCGCCAAATTAAAATTTGAGACCGGTAATATACCTGAAGGCGACGTATTGATCACTGAGATCGATGTGGCACAGAATGACGCGCGTTTATCCGAAAGCATCGGCCTTTATGAAGCCGAGAAGGATGAATTCAAATTGCTGATAGGTATGGACATGAATGAAGAGATCGATATTCTGGCAGAAATGGAATTTGAAAGTATCATTGTTGACCTGCAGACAGCCATCGATCAGGCATTGGCCAACCGTTTGGAAATCAAGGAAGGAGAATATGATGTAAAATTACAGGAAATTGCTGTGGACAGGGCCAAGCGGGAACGGGAATTCAAAGGGAATATTTCCGCCTACTACGACCTCACCGGTTTAAGTACCAAATCAGTAAAAAATGTGGCCGACCTTTTTCAGTCTTCCTTCGATAATATGATTGACAGGCCTGATAACAGAGGGGTTACACTCACATTATCCATCCCTATTCTGGATTGGGGACGGGGAAAAAATATTGTCAGGAGCCAGACCATACGGTTAAAAGAACAGCAACTCAATCTTGAAAACACCAATAATGTGATCATAAAAGAAATCCGTGATATTGTCCGGACCGTATACGAGGCGGAAAACCGTTTCAGGATCAACCAGAAAAATTCGGAAAATGCGGCCCGTAGTTACCATATTAACCGGATGCGTTTTGAGAATGGAGACATTACCGGTCAGGAATTGTCTGTGGAACAGGCCCGGCTCTCACAGGTCAGGCTCGATTTCCTGAATGCATACATTACCTACCAGCTAGCCCTGGCAGACCTGAAACGTAAAACCATGTGGGATTTTGAGTATAACCGGAGTTATGTGATTCAGAGTGATCCATCCGTCAATACAGAGTAG